In the genome of Deinobacterium chartae, one region contains:
- the rdgB gene encoding RdgB/HAM1 family non-canonical purine NTP pyrophosphatase, translating to MRVVLATSNAGKVKELQEALAPLGWELLSLADYPVTLPEEDAATYEDNAALKACAVAVHTGLPALADDSGVEVTALNGEPGIFSARFGNKNSDLERNVYLLERMRGVSDRSARFIAALVLAYPDGFLEVYRGEIGGRILEGPRGLGGFGYDPLFEVENTGRTFAEMSLEEKRAVSHRGRALQALLEAHRNGPPERQKITLE from the coding sequence ATGCGCGTCGTACTCGCCACCAGCAACGCTGGCAAGGTCAAAGAACTTCAAGAAGCTCTCGCCCCACTCGGTTGGGAGTTGCTGAGCCTGGCGGATTATCCGGTTACGCTGCCCGAGGAGGACGCCGCTACCTACGAGGACAACGCGGCCCTCAAAGCCTGCGCGGTCGCGGTTCACACTGGCCTGCCCGCCCTCGCCGACGACTCGGGCGTAGAGGTCACGGCCCTCAACGGAGAGCCGGGCATTTTCAGCGCCCGTTTCGGCAACAAGAACAGCGACCTCGAGCGCAACGTCTACCTGCTCGAGCGCATGCGTGGCGTCAGCGACCGCAGCGCCCGGTTTATCGCGGCGTTGGTCCTCGCGTACCCGGACGGTTTCCTCGAGGTCTACCGCGGCGAGATCGGGGGGCGCATCCTCGAGGGGCCGCGCGGTCTGGGCGGTTTCGGCTACGACCCGCTGTTCGAGGTCGAAAACACCGGCCGCACCTTCGCAGAGATGAGCCTCGAGGAGAAACGCGCGGTCTCGCACCGTGGGCGTGCGCTGCAAGCACTGCTCGAGGCGCACCGCAACGGTCCCCCGGAACGTCAGAAGATCACGCTGGAGTAA
- a CDS encoding winged helix-turn-helix domain-containing protein has product MPSLLEVSQLRTLQIAAQRLHAPPTRLARKEDLLAAIRHMGILQIDTIHVVNRSPYLVLYARLGAFPPVWLEQLLAEGKLFEYWSHEASFLPIEDYALYRHVMLGHAQAGRGASRVQRGQAWLQQHAGEVARVRAALAAGPVRARDFERTDGQKGTWWNWKFEKEALERLFNVGEVMVRARENFQRVYDLRERVLPGWNDDHALPAAQARREMVARSVRALGAARAAWVPDYYRLSGAAVKPALHDLLREGEIFELPVSGFREPLLVHRDNLELLEAVRAGDLRARRTELLSPFDPLVWDRRRLSETFGFEYRIECYTPEPKRRYGYFTLPILHHDALVGRLDAKAHRREGVLEVKALHLEPGVNPSARLLEALARTLRGFGSWHGTPEVRITRTDPIELQRRLEDVMQAVQTPE; this is encoded by the coding sequence ATGCCCAGTCTCCTCGAGGTCTCGCAGCTGCGTACCCTGCAGATCGCCGCGCAGCGTCTGCACGCCCCGCCCACGCGGCTGGCCCGCAAGGAGGACCTCCTTGCGGCCATCCGCCACATGGGGATTTTGCAGATCGACACGATTCACGTCGTCAACCGCAGTCCTTATCTGGTGCTGTACGCCCGATTGGGAGCTTTTCCGCCGGTGTGGCTCGAGCAGCTGCTGGCCGAGGGCAAGCTGTTCGAGTACTGGTCGCACGAGGCCAGTTTCCTGCCGATCGAGGACTACGCGCTCTACCGCCACGTCATGCTGGGCCACGCCCAGGCCGGTCGGGGGGCCTCGAGGGTCCAGCGGGGGCAGGCGTGGCTGCAGCAGCACGCGGGCGAGGTCGCGCGGGTACGCGCGGCCCTCGCGGCAGGTCCGGTGCGCGCCCGCGACTTCGAGCGCACCGACGGCCAGAAGGGAACGTGGTGGAACTGGAAGTTCGAGAAAGAAGCGCTCGAGCGGCTGTTCAACGTCGGTGAGGTGATGGTGCGCGCCCGCGAGAACTTCCAGCGGGTCTACGATCTGCGCGAACGCGTGCTCCCCGGCTGGAACGACGATCACGCCCTCCCCGCTGCCCAGGCCCGCCGCGAGATGGTTGCGCGCTCGGTGCGCGCCCTGGGCGCTGCCCGCGCCGCCTGGGTGCCGGATTACTACCGCCTGTCCGGCGCCGCGGTCAAACCCGCCCTGCACGACCTGCTACGGGAAGGAGAGATTTTTGAGCTGCCCGTCAGCGGCTTTCGCGAGCCGCTGCTGGTCCACCGGGACAACCTCGAGCTGCTCGAGGCGGTCCGTGCGGGCGACCTCCGGGCGCGCCGCACCGAACTGCTCTCGCCGTTTGATCCGCTGGTCTGGGACCGCAGGCGGCTCTCGGAGACCTTCGGTTTCGAGTACCGCATCGAGTGCTATACGCCCGAGCCCAAGCGCCGCTACGGCTACTTCACCCTGCCGATCCTGCACCACGACGCCCTGGTCGGGCGGCTCGACGCCAAAGCCCACCGCCGGGAAGGGGTGCTCGAAGTCAAGGCGCTGCACCTCGAGCCCGGCGTGAACCCCTCGGCCCGGCTGCTCGAAGCCCTCGCGCGCACGCTGCGGGGCTTCGGGTCCTGGCACGGCACGCCCGAAGTGCGCATCACGCGCACGGATCCAATCGAGCTGCAGCGGCGCCTCGAGGACGTGATGCAAGCTGTCCAGACACCTGAGTGA
- a CDS encoding pyridoxal phosphate-dependent aminotransferase translates to MSLKLSHKVRSLKPSSTVAVAARALELKRQGVDVISLAAGEPDFDTPEHVRRAALEAIEAGRTRYTQVQGIPELREAISSKLARENGLSYAPEQITVTNGGKQALFNAFLALLDPGDEVIIPAPFWVSYPEIVSFAGGVPVFVETRAENGYALDPEAVRAAVSERTVAIVLNSPSNPTGVVYPEEVVRAVAELAAERGLLVVSDEIYEHIIYDARHVSAARFAPDNVLVVNGASKAYAMTGWRLGYAAGPRPLINAMNALQGQSTSNASSVSQWAAIAALEDSREFIAMAVGQFRARRDRIVAGLNALGLATPTPEGAFYVMADTRSLHQDELKAAQLLLDQARIAAVPGTDFHAPGRVRLSYATSMAQIDEALARIGKLVGVQV, encoded by the coding sequence ATGTCGCTCAAGCTCTCGCACAAGGTCCGCTCCCTGAAGCCCTCGAGCACCGTGGCAGTCGCGGCGCGCGCCCTGGAACTCAAACGTCAGGGCGTGGACGTGATCAGCCTCGCGGCGGGCGAGCCAGACTTCGACACGCCCGAGCACGTGCGCCGCGCGGCCCTCGAGGCCATCGAGGCCGGGCGGACCCGCTACACCCAGGTGCAGGGCATTCCCGAACTGCGCGAGGCCATCTCGAGCAAGCTGGCGCGCGAGAACGGGCTGAGTTACGCTCCCGAGCAGATTACGGTGACCAACGGAGGCAAGCAGGCGCTGTTCAACGCCTTCTTGGCCCTGCTCGACCCGGGCGACGAGGTGATCATTCCGGCGCCGTTCTGGGTCAGCTACCCGGAGATCGTGTCGTTTGCAGGCGGCGTCCCGGTGTTCGTAGAAACCCGCGCCGAGAACGGTTACGCACTCGACCCCGAGGCGGTGCGCGCAGCGGTCAGCGAGCGCACGGTGGCGATCGTGCTGAACTCGCCCTCGAACCCGACCGGGGTGGTATACCCCGAGGAGGTGGTGCGCGCGGTGGCCGAACTTGCCGCCGAGCGCGGACTGCTGGTGGTGTCGGACGAGATCTACGAGCACATCATCTACGACGCCCGGCACGTCTCGGCGGCGCGTTTCGCGCCGGACAACGTCTTGGTGGTGAACGGGGCTTCCAAAGCCTACGCCATGACCGGCTGGCGCCTGGGATACGCCGCCGGACCGCGGCCGCTGATCAACGCCATGAACGCCCTGCAGGGACAGAGCACCTCCAATGCCTCCTCGGTCTCACAGTGGGCGGCCATAGCGGCCCTCGAGGACTCGCGCGAGTTCATCGCCATGGCGGTCGGTCAGTTTCGGGCGCGCCGCGACCGCATCGTCGCGGGCTTAAACGCTCTGGGGCTGGCCACACCTACCCCCGAGGGAGCCTTTTACGTGATGGCCGACACCCGCAGCCTGCACCAAGACGAGCTCAAGGCAGCGCAACTGCTGCTGGATCAGGCACGGATTGCAGCGGTTCCCGGAACCGATTTTCACGCTCCGGGCCGGGTACGCCTCAGCTACGCCACCTCGATGGCGCAGATCGACGAGGCCCTGGCGCGCATCGGGAAGCTGGTCGGCGTACAGGTCTAA
- a CDS encoding 4Fe-4S dicluster domain-containing protein, with product MLGGLLDSFLKLSNPAPRYTGPRCLVERYAVGGCSACADVCPHDAITLEGSVTISEVNCTGCGLCTQVCPSGALEYDVEAPLYALRAQGDLARLACSQAGSDAPSVTCLGRITPSALTVAGAWGKQVVLEHGDCAHCPIGSPDVPAHLEDVVDEARKLRAPTEKPLHARIVQTDAGQPGANLGPRVSRRGALGSLFGSARRVVADLIPERPLPFVDWSNPEEHVPADYLWRRKALKPVPDPDTAVYWPAPVVDEGCILCPVCTNVCPTEAVNREMQPDGSFKLYLDASSCTACNACVTSCPPQVMRLEPIRPFSELEALVLMYETPEEKPVGS from the coding sequence ATGCTAGGGGGCCTCCTTGACTCGTTTTTAAAGCTCTCCAACCCTGCACCGCGCTACACCGGCCCGCGCTGTCTGGTCGAGCGTTACGCGGTCGGCGGTTGCAGCGCCTGTGCGGACGTGTGTCCGCACGATGCCATCACCCTCGAGGGCAGCGTCACCATCAGCGAGGTGAACTGCACCGGCTGCGGGCTGTGCACCCAGGTGTGCCCCAGCGGCGCGCTCGAGTACGACGTGGAAGCTCCGCTGTACGCCCTGCGCGCGCAGGGTGACCTCGCCCGCCTGGCCTGCTCGCAGGCGGGCAGCGACGCGCCCAGCGTGACCTGCCTGGGCCGCATCACGCCTTCGGCGCTCACGGTTGCGGGAGCCTGGGGCAAGCAGGTCGTGCTCGAGCACGGCGACTGCGCCCACTGCCCGATCGGCTCGCCGGACGTGCCTGCCCACCTCGAGGACGTCGTGGACGAGGCCCGCAAGTTGCGCGCCCCTACCGAGAAGCCGCTGCACGCCCGCATCGTGCAGACCGATGCCGGGCAGCCGGGCGCCAACCTGGGCCCGCGCGTCTCGCGGCGCGGAGCCCTGGGCAGCCTGTTCGGCAGCGCGCGCCGGGTGGTGGCCGACCTGATCCCCGAGCGCCCGCTGCCCTTCGTGGACTGGAGCAATCCCGAGGAGCACGTGCCCGCCGACTACCTGTGGCGCCGCAAGGCCCTCAAGCCGGTCCCGGATCCTGACACCGCGGTGTACTGGCCTGCCCCGGTGGTCGATGAGGGCTGCATCCTGTGCCCGGTGTGCACCAACGTGTGCCCCACCGAGGCGGTGAACCGCGAGATGCAGCCGGACGGCAGCTTCAAGCTGTACCTCGACGCGTCCTCGTGCACGGCCTGCAACGCCTGCGTCACCTCCTGCCCTCCGCAGGTGATGCGCCTCGAGCCGATACGGCCCTTTTCGGAGCTCGAGGCGCTGGTGCTGATGTACGAAACGCCCGAGGAAAAGCCGGTCGGTAGCTGA
- the murI gene encoding glutamate racemase — MPVTLEELALGSMPPLHQPIGVFDSGVGGLTVLKALRARLPGRDFVYLGDTARVPYGRKPREMVAGFAGGIARFLIDQGAQAVVIACNTASSAALPDLAQQLEVPVWGVIEPGVEAATRATRGGRVGVIGTRGTIASGAYQRRLEVRGFAVWAQACPMFVHVVEEGLAGAPEAEVLTRHYLEERPDLDALILGCTHYPLLKDVVARVVGSGVTLVDSAEATAEVVSSALADLPGRTGRVRHFVTGDVAAYEHTAQVIGGVDGEVLHLDVAELARFEARAGVSRG; from the coding sequence GTGCCCGTGACCCTCGAGGAACTCGCCCTGGGCAGCATGCCCCCTCTTCATCAGCCCATCGGCGTCTTTGATTCGGGCGTGGGCGGCCTGACCGTGCTCAAGGCCCTGCGCGCCCGCCTGCCCGGACGCGACTTCGTGTACCTGGGCGACACCGCCCGCGTTCCCTACGGCCGCAAGCCGCGCGAGATGGTCGCGGGCTTTGCGGGCGGCATCGCCCGCTTCCTGATCGACCAGGGCGCGCAGGCGGTGGTGATCGCCTGCAACACCGCCTCGTCGGCGGCGCTGCCCGACCTCGCCCAGCAGCTCGAGGTGCCGGTGTGGGGCGTGATCGAGCCGGGCGTGGAGGCCGCTACCCGCGCCACACGGGGCGGACGGGTCGGCGTGATCGGCACGCGCGGCACCATCGCCAGCGGCGCGTACCAGCGGCGCCTCGAGGTAAGGGGCTTTGCGGTGTGGGCTCAGGCCTGCCCGATGTTCGTGCACGTGGTGGAAGAAGGTCTGGCGGGCGCTCCCGAGGCCGAGGTGCTGACTCGCCACTACCTGGAGGAACGGCCCGACCTCGACGCTCTGATCCTGGGCTGCACCCACTATCCCCTGCTCAAGGACGTGGTGGCCCGGGTGGTGGGCAGCGGCGTCACCCTGGTGGACTCGGCCGAGGCGACCGCCGAGGTCGTGAGCTCGGCCCTGGCGGACCTGCCGGGACGAACCGGCCGGGTGCGGCACTTTGTGACCGGTGACGTGGCCGCCTACGAGCACACCGCGCAGGTGATCGGCGGAGTGGACGGCGAGGTGCTGCACCTGGACGTGGCCGAACTGGCGCGCTTTGAGGCCCGTGCCGGGGTGAGCCGTGGCTAG
- a CDS encoding nucleoside hydrolase, which yields MRRMVIDTDTGSDDAVALVMALRHPEVRVEAITVVAGNVHMRQGAQNALYTAELCGADVPVYEGLERPLMRPLETAQTIHGIDGMGDIGLSLEGRTPASGHAVDVLAELIHRYAGEIELVTLGPLSNLATALLRDPGLAGKVRACYVMGGTGQGPGNITPVGEYNFWADPEAARIVFDSGLPITMIGWDISWKYATFAPQDIAALRAIGTPLAEFCVDIQAVLDAWSRENTALEGFDLPDPIAMAVALDERVALDVRHLHVTVEDRSELCRGQSVVDHLRISGKTPNARVVLEADRTRFIEMLHRAVGERAPA from the coding sequence ATGAGACGTATGGTGATCGACACCGACACGGGTTCGGACGACGCGGTAGCGCTGGTGATGGCCCTGCGCCATCCCGAGGTGCGGGTAGAGGCCATCACGGTCGTAGCCGGCAACGTTCACATGCGGCAGGGAGCGCAAAACGCCCTGTACACCGCCGAGCTCTGCGGCGCAGACGTTCCGGTGTACGAGGGTCTCGAACGGCCGCTGATGCGCCCGCTCGAGACCGCGCAGACCATTCACGGCATCGACGGTATGGGCGATATCGGCCTGTCCCTCGAGGGCCGCACTCCGGCTTCCGGTCACGCGGTGGACGTGCTCGCCGAGCTGATTCACCGCTACGCCGGAGAAATCGAGCTGGTCACGCTGGGGCCGCTGAGCAACCTTGCCACCGCCCTGCTGCGTGACCCTGGTCTGGCCGGCAAGGTGCGCGCCTGCTACGTCATGGGCGGTACCGGGCAGGGACCGGGCAACATCACGCCGGTGGGCGAATACAACTTCTGGGCCGACCCCGAGGCGGCGCGCATCGTGTTCGATTCGGGCCTGCCCATCACCATGATCGGCTGGGACATCTCCTGGAAATACGCGACCTTCGCTCCCCAAGACATCGCCGCGTTGCGCGCCATCGGCACACCGCTGGCCGAGTTCTGCGTGGACATTCAGGCGGTCTTGGATGCCTGGTCTCGCGAGAACACCGCCCTCGAGGGCTTTGACCTGCCCGATCCCATCGCCATGGCGGTGGCCCTCGACGAGCGCGTCGCCCTGGACGTCCGCCACCTGCACGTGACCGTAGAGGACCGCAGCGAACTGTGCCGGGGCCAGTCGGTGGTGGACCACCTGCGGATCAGCGGGAAGACCCCCAACGCCCGGGTGGTCTTGGAGGCCGACCGGACGCGCTTTATCGAGATGCTGCATCGCGCGGTCGGAGAGCGGGCTCCGGCCTAG
- the rph gene encoding ribonuclease PH, producing MASRQGRAPDELRALVIERGVSRHAEGSALIQLGHTQVRVTATLENRVPPHVRGSKQGWLMADYALLPRSTHERISREKMAQGGRKQEIQRLMGRAFRACVDLRLFRDKTLIIDADVLQADGGTRVASILGGYAALHDLADRMVRSGKLTEWPLTHEIGAVSVGVVDGEVRLDLDYLEDVRAEADLNVVATREGLILEVQGGTERDPLPPGRFREMVDLGVRGVQTLLDRYREQLR from the coding sequence GTGGCTAGCCGCCAGGGACGCGCCCCCGACGAGCTGCGCGCGCTGGTGATCGAGCGCGGGGTGAGCCGCCACGCCGAGGGCTCGGCGCTGATTCAGCTGGGGCACACCCAGGTGCGGGTGACCGCCACGCTGGAAAACCGGGTGCCGCCGCACGTGCGCGGCAGCAAGCAGGGCTGGCTGATGGCCGACTACGCCCTGCTGCCCCGCTCCACCCACGAACGCATCTCGCGCGAGAAGATGGCTCAGGGTGGTCGCAAGCAGGAGATTCAGCGCCTGATGGGCCGCGCGTTCCGGGCCTGCGTGGACCTGCGGCTGTTCAGGGACAAGACCTTAATCATCGACGCCGACGTGCTGCAAGCCGACGGTGGCACCCGCGTGGCCTCGATCCTGGGCGGCTACGCGGCGCTGCACGACCTCGCCGACCGTATGGTCCGCAGCGGCAAGCTCACCGAGTGGCCGCTCACCCACGAGATCGGCGCGGTCTCGGTGGGCGTGGTGGACGGCGAGGTGCGCCTTGACCTCGACTACCTCGAGGACGTGCGCGCCGAGGCGGACCTGAACGTGGTCGCCACCCGCGAGGGCCTGATCCTGGAGGTGCAGGGCGGCACCGAGCGCGACCCGCTTCCGCCCGGGCGCTTCCGGGAGATGGTGGACCTCGGCGTACGCGGTGTGCAGACCCTGCTCGACCGTTACCGCGAACAGTTGCGCTGA
- a CDS encoding YkgJ family cysteine cluster protein — MDLFEAPADLPPRSAWMRDCSGCGACCAAPDIAALAKPLGVPCRHLQADCRCAVYASRPQPCRNYRPDWVCGEVAPLPDLEARIRRFLQIYGLEAETTPV; from the coding sequence ATGGATCTGTTCGAGGCCCCCGCCGACCTGCCGCCGCGCAGTGCCTGGATGCGCGACTGTAGCGGCTGCGGAGCCTGCTGCGCTGCCCCCGATATCGCCGCTCTTGCCAAGCCCCTGGGCGTGCCCTGCCGCCATCTGCAGGCCGACTGCCGCTGCGCGGTGTACGCCTCGAGGCCGCAGCCCTGCCGCAACTACCGGCCGGACTGGGTCTGCGGCGAAGTCGCGCCGCTGCCCGACCTCGAGGCGCGCATCCGGCGCTTTCTGCAGATCTACGGCCTCGAGGCGGAGACCACCCCGGTCTGA
- the ndk gene encoding nucleoside-diphosphate kinase codes for MERTFAMIKPDGVRRNLTAEILGRLIRKGYRVVGLKQMVIPRELAEQHYAEHKERPFFGELVDFITSGPVVAIALEGENVISGLRTLMGATNPKDAAPGTFRGDYATSIGENVIHGSANEHDAARELGLFFSDAELLK; via the coding sequence ATGGAACGCACTTTTGCCATGATCAAACCCGACGGCGTCCGCCGCAACCTGACCGCCGAGATCCTCGGCCGCCTCATCCGCAAGGGCTACCGCGTCGTGGGCCTCAAGCAGATGGTGATCCCGCGCGAGCTCGCCGAGCAGCACTACGCCGAGCACAAGGAGCGCCCCTTCTTCGGCGAGCTGGTTGATTTCATCACCTCCGGTCCGGTGGTCGCCATCGCCCTCGAGGGTGAGAACGTCATCAGCGGTCTGCGTACCCTGATGGGTGCCACCAACCCCAAAGACGCCGCTCCCGGCACCTTCCGCGGTGACTACGCCACCAGCATCGGTGAGAACGTCATCCACGGCTCGGCCAACGAGCACGACGCAGCCCGTGAGCTGGGCCTGTTCTTCAGCGACGCGGAACTGCTGAAGTAA
- the glyA gene encoding serine hydroxymethyltransferase: MTQTAPTTRDVEIFDLIDQERDRQTFGLELIASENFVSAQVREAVGSVLTNKYAEGYPGRRYYGGCEVVDKVERVAIERARQLFGAAWANVQPHSGSQANMAVYYALLQPGDTVLGMSLAQGGHLTHGSPVNFSGFQYNIVGYNVDPETERINMDEVRRLALEHRPKMIIAGASAYSRILDFETFRAIADEVGAYLFVDMAHIAGLVAAGLHPNPVPHAHVVTSTTHKTLRGPRGGLILSQDAELGKKIDKLIFPGIQGGPLEHVIAGKAVSFLEALQPEFKTYQQQVIKNAQTLAAALEERGYRIVSGGTDNHVFLVDLRPVELTGKEAQKRLDAVHITINKNGIPFDPQPPLVTSGIRLGTPALTTRGMQEAEMRVVAELVDRGLRGEDVTAEVKELAGRFPLP; this comes from the coding sequence ATGACTCAGACCGCCCCCACCACCCGCGACGTCGAGATCTTTGATCTGATCGATCAGGAACGCGACCGTCAGACTTTCGGCCTGGAGCTGATCGCTTCCGAGAACTTCGTTTCCGCGCAGGTGCGCGAGGCGGTGGGCAGCGTGCTCACCAACAAGTACGCCGAGGGTTATCCCGGACGCCGCTACTACGGTGGCTGCGAGGTCGTCGACAAGGTGGAGCGCGTTGCCATCGAGCGCGCCAGGCAGCTGTTCGGGGCGGCCTGGGCCAACGTGCAGCCGCACTCGGGTTCGCAGGCCAACATGGCGGTGTACTACGCCCTGCTGCAGCCCGGTGACACCGTGCTGGGCATGAGCCTCGCGCAGGGCGGCCACCTGACCCACGGCAGCCCGGTCAACTTCTCGGGCTTCCAGTACAACATCGTCGGCTACAACGTGGACCCCGAGACCGAGCGCATCAACATGGACGAGGTGCGCCGCCTGGCCCTCGAGCACCGTCCCAAGATGATCATCGCCGGGGCCTCGGCCTACTCGCGCATCCTGGACTTCGAGACCTTCCGCGCCATCGCCGACGAGGTCGGAGCGTACCTGTTCGTGGACATGGCGCACATCGCCGGCCTGGTCGCGGCCGGGTTGCACCCCAACCCGGTCCCGCACGCCCACGTGGTCACCTCCACCACCCACAAGACCCTGCGCGGTCCGCGCGGCGGCCTGATCCTCTCGCAAGACGCCGAGCTCGGCAAGAAGATCGACAAGCTGATCTTCCCCGGCATCCAGGGCGGCCCGCTCGAGCACGTCATCGCCGGCAAGGCGGTCTCGTTCCTCGAGGCGCTGCAGCCCGAGTTCAAGACCTACCAGCAGCAGGTGATCAAAAACGCCCAGACCCTGGCGGCCGCCCTCGAGGAGCGCGGCTACCGCATCGTCTCGGGCGGTACCGACAACCACGTGTTCCTGGTGGACCTGCGCCCCGTCGAGCTGACCGGCAAGGAGGCGCAAAAGCGCCTGGACGCCGTGCACATCACCATCAACAAGAACGGCATCCCGTTTGACCCGCAGCCCCCGCTGGTGACCAGCGGCATCCGCCTGGGTACGCCCGCGCTGACCACCCGCGGCATGCAAGAAGCCGAGATGCGCGTGGTGGCCGAACTGGTCGACCGTGGCCTGCGCGGCGAGGACGTGACCGCCGAAGTCAAGGAACTCGCCGGACGCTTCCCGCTGCCCTGA
- the zwf gene encoding glucose-6-phosphate dehydrogenase yields MDSTLVILGASGDLTRRLLLPALYHLDRRSHLGNLRIVGYALEDWSREHFVKHVETNLRQFVPEYAPEVGARFAARLDYLSGDLSPAGLGQLHVRLPGSALFYLALPPGVFAQAAQGLSQAGLNAAPAGGARRLLIEKPFGTDLASALALERDLHQGWQESQIMRIDHFLGKQTVQNMLVFRLANAFLEPIWNATSIEHVQITVAETLGLEGRYRYYDQAGALRDMLQNHLMQMFTLVAMEPPPRLDSESLRDHKVEVLKCVRPIPAQGADRFAVRGRYSAGRQGSERVPGYLEEPGIPTTSRTETFAALKFYVDNWRWRGVPFYLRSGKRLRASWSEIAIKFRDPPTRLFDETPLDPTEENWLVFQLKPTEAIDMVITAKRPGLNLVADEVTLHADYGGKGQEYSAYEQLLLDALEGDCTHFLRSDEVEWAWRVLQPVLDAWQQGQPEDYPAGSEGPPGQNRLMDPGHRWRPIGVPVGR; encoded by the coding sequence ATGGACTCCACCCTGGTGATTCTCGGCGCCTCGGGAGACCTGACCCGGCGTCTGCTGTTGCCCGCCCTGTACCACCTGGACCGCCGCAGCCACCTCGGCAACCTGCGCATCGTGGGTTACGCCCTCGAGGACTGGAGCCGCGAGCACTTCGTGAAGCACGTGGAAACGAACCTGCGGCAGTTCGTGCCCGAATACGCGCCCGAGGTCGGGGCGCGCTTCGCGGCGCGCCTCGATTACCTCTCGGGCGACCTGAGCCCGGCCGGGCTGGGGCAACTGCACGTGCGGCTACCGGGCTCGGCGCTGTTCTACCTGGCCCTGCCGCCGGGCGTGTTCGCGCAGGCCGCGCAGGGCCTGAGCCAGGCCGGGCTGAACGCAGCGCCCGCAGGCGGCGCGCGGCGACTGCTGATCGAGAAACCCTTCGGGACCGACCTCGCGTCGGCCCTGGCCCTCGAGCGCGACTTGCATCAGGGTTGGCAGGAAAGCCAGATCATGCGCATCGACCACTTTCTGGGCAAGCAGACCGTGCAGAACATGCTGGTGTTCCGGCTGGCCAACGCCTTTTTGGAGCCGATCTGGAACGCCACCTCGATCGAGCACGTGCAGATCACGGTGGCCGAAACGCTGGGCCTCGAGGGGCGCTACCGCTACTACGACCAGGCGGGAGCGCTGCGCGACATGCTGCAAAACCACCTGATGCAGATGTTCACGCTGGTGGCCATGGAGCCCCCGCCGCGCCTGGATTCGGAGAGCCTGCGCGATCACAAGGTGGAGGTCCTCAAGTGCGTGCGCCCGATCCCGGCGCAAGGTGCGGACCGCTTCGCGGTGCGCGGCCGCTACAGCGCCGGACGGCAAGGAAGCGAGCGCGTTCCCGGCTACCTCGAGGAGCCCGGCATTCCCACGACCTCGCGCACCGAGACCTTCGCGGCCCTGAAGTTCTACGTGGACAACTGGCGCTGGCGGGGCGTGCCGTTCTACCTGCGCTCGGGCAAGCGGCTGCGGGCGAGCTGGAGCGAGATCGCCATCAAGTTCCGCGATCCGCCCACCCGGCTGTTCGACGAAACGCCCCTGGACCCCACCGAGGAGAACTGGCTGGTCTTTCAGCTGAAGCCCACCGAGGCGATCGACATGGTCATCACCGCCAAACGCCCGGGGCTGAACCTGGTGGCCGACGAGGTGACCCTGCACGCCGATTACGGCGGCAAGGGCCAGGAGTACTCGGCCTACGAGCAACTGCTGCTCGACGCCCTCGAGGGAGACTGCACCCACTTTCTGCGCTCGGACGAGGTGGAGTGGGCCTGGCGGGTGCTGCAGCCGGTGCTGGACGCCTGGCAGCAGGGGCAGCCGGAAGATTACCCGGCGGGCTCCGAAGGACCGCCCGGGCAAAACCGCCTGATGGACCCCGGTCACCGCTGGCGGCCCATAGGTGTTCCGGTCGGGCGCTGA